In one Oryza glaberrima chromosome 2, OglaRS2, whole genome shotgun sequence genomic region, the following are encoded:
- the LOC127761849 gene encoding uncharacterized protein LOC127761849, whose protein sequence is MASSSNPDTMDTDPPGGGGTLSIAVERNPPESRLLQLGVKSWPKWGCPTGKFPVKFDARETCYLVKGKVRAHIKGSSECVEFGAGDLVVFPKGLSCTWDVLAAVDKYYKFDSS, encoded by the exons ATGGCCTCGAGCTCAAACCCGGACACCATGGACACGGACcctcccggcggcggtggcaccctCTCCATCGCCGTGGAGCGCAACCCGCCGGAGTCGCGCCTGCTCCAGCTAGGCGTCAAGTCCTGGCCCAA GTGGGGTTGCCCGACGGGGAAGTTCCCGGTGAAGTTCGACGCGCGGGAGACGTGCTACCTGGTGAAGGGGAAGGTGAGGGCGCACATCAAGGGCTCGTCGGAGTGCGTGGAgttcggcgccggcgacctcgtcgTCTTCCCCAAGGGGCTAAGCTGCACCTGggacgtcctcgccgccgtcgacaagTACTACAAGTTCGATTCATCTTGA